A section of the Deltaproteobacteria bacterium genome encodes:
- a CDS encoding class I SAM-dependent methyltransferase, with the protein MSDNLPYTVVEGIRCYSPEVASSYANYPDGGFDLTDKNGESSFWVRSRNRLFKNIVQDNLVATGKTKLLEIGCATGGFIQQIVENEKLEITGSEIYLKGLLYAKKNLPHVAFIQFDVTQGLIGEEFDLIVAFDVLEHIENDVGAIRNINKMLHKGGGLIITVPQHKFLWSKLDEILKHKRRYSRRELVTKLQENGFDISYSTSFLFVLFPLMLISRMFDRGRNQSQSDEVALEKRVKFPNTLNWIFDLIMRIDEVLIRLGISLPFGGTLVIVARKP; encoded by the coding sequence ATGAGCGATAACCTTCCCTACACTGTAGTAGAAGGAATCAGGTGCTATAGCCCGGAAGTCGCAAGCTCGTATGCGAATTATCCGGACGGCGGTTTTGATCTTACGGATAAGAACGGGGAGAGTAGTTTTTGGGTTCGTTCGCGAAATAGGCTGTTCAAAAATATTGTCCAAGATAACCTGGTTGCAACAGGTAAAACCAAATTGCTGGAAATAGGCTGTGCAACCGGGGGATTCATCCAGCAAATTGTCGAGAATGAAAAACTGGAAATCACCGGGTCGGAAATTTATCTGAAAGGACTCCTGTATGCCAAAAAGAATCTCCCTCATGTCGCTTTCATCCAATTCGATGTTACACAGGGGCTGATCGGCGAGGAGTTCGACTTAATTGTCGCGTTTGACGTCCTTGAACACATCGAGAACGATGTCGGCGCCATAAGAAATATCAATAAGATGCTCCACAAGGGTGGCGGCTTGATAATTACCGTTCCTCAACATAAGTTCCTATGGAGCAAGCTGGATGAAATTCTCAAACACAAGCGCAGATACTCAAGACGGGAGTTAGTGACTAAACTCCAAGAAAACGGGTTTGATATCAGTTACTCTACGTCTTTTCTTTTTGTCCTATTTCCTCTGATGCTAATTTCCAGGATGTTTGACAGGGGTCGTAATCAATCACAATCTGACGAAGTGGCCCTTGAGAAGAGAGTCAAATTTCCCAATACACTGAATTGGATTTTCGATCTTATCATGCGGATTGATGAAGTTCTTATTCGATTGGGCATCTCGCTTCCTTTCGGAGGTACGTTGGTAATTGTAGCCAGAAAGCCTTGA
- a CDS encoding glycosyltransferase family 2 protein, translating to MKISFVVAVYHNEGALSKTHAKIQSVFSSELAHHEYEIVFVDDGSKDASLQEVLSLRERDPRVKVITFTRNFGQMAAMLAGFKEATGDAVVNISADLQDPVELIPQMVEKWQGGSEIVICHRTDRSDTLFSKLFSRLAYAVLRMSLPQIPPGGFDFVLMDRKVMDAFNAIDVRHRFFQGDLLWTGYRTSFIPYVRLKRTIGKSQYNFGKKLKNFLDAVLDASYLPIRFISLFGVITSVLGVLYSASIVFSWLRGETPFTGWAPIMIVILLVGGLIMLMLGVIGEYVWRINEEVRKRPNYVVRDKFL from the coding sequence GCGCCCTTTCTAAAACGCACGCAAAGATCCAGTCGGTATTCTCAAGCGAACTCGCGCACCACGAATACGAAATCGTGTTTGTGGATGATGGGTCGAAAGACGCATCTTTGCAGGAGGTACTGAGCCTGCGGGAGCGAGACCCCAGAGTCAAGGTGATCACCTTTACCAGAAACTTCGGCCAGATGGCTGCCATGTTGGCCGGCTTCAAGGAGGCTACCGGCGACGCGGTTGTCAATATCTCGGCCGATCTGCAAGATCCGGTTGAGTTGATCCCGCAGATGGTGGAAAAATGGCAAGGTGGTTCCGAGATCGTCATTTGCCACCGCACGGATCGCTCAGACACTTTGTTTTCAAAACTTTTTTCGCGTCTTGCATACGCCGTCTTGCGCATGTCACTGCCGCAAATACCTCCGGGTGGTTTCGATTTTGTATTGATGGACAGAAAGGTTATGGACGCATTCAATGCAATAGACGTTCGACACAGGTTTTTTCAGGGCGATTTGTTATGGACGGGATACCGTACCAGTTTTATACCGTATGTTCGTTTGAAGAGAACGATAGGAAAGTCTCAATACAACTTTGGGAAAAAACTTAAAAATTTTTTGGATGCGGTATTGGATGCCTCCTATCTGCCGATTAGATTCATCTCCTTGTTCGGTGTAATAACCTCTGTGCTTGGGGTCCTGTATAGCGCAAGCATTGTTTTTAGCTGGTTGCGTGGAGAAACTCCATTTACAGGTTGGGCTCCGATCATGATCGTGATCCTCCTGGTGGGTGGCTTGATCATGCTTATGCTGGGAGTGATCGGGGAGTACGTTTGGCGTATCAATGAGGAAGTGCGAAAGAGGCCGAACTATGTAGTGCGAGATAAGTTTCTATGA